In Planctomycetaceae bacterium, a single genomic region encodes these proteins:
- a CDS encoding ATP-dependent Clp protease proteolytic subunit: MMDLRNEYVPMAARDYAAQRQMTVGDLLLDNRIIFLDGPIHDGSANLVVMKLLFLQSENRHQDIHLYVNSPGGSVTATLAIYDIMQFIECDVATYCVGMSASGGAILVAGGAKGKRFALKHSKMMIHQPHGQVGGQVSDIEIQAKDILETRELLNQILAGHTGQPVERIAADTQRDRYLTAPQAREYGLVDEVLDKPAKAKK; the protein is encoded by the coding sequence ATGATGGATCTACGCAACGAATACGTCCCCATGGCAGCAAGAGACTATGCCGCTCAGCGGCAGATGACCGTGGGAGACCTGCTGCTCGATAACCGGATCATTTTTCTGGACGGCCCGATTCACGACGGCAGCGCAAACCTGGTCGTCATGAAGTTGTTGTTTCTGCAGTCCGAAAACCGGCATCAGGATATTCATCTGTATGTGAATTCACCCGGCGGTTCGGTCACGGCCACGCTGGCGATTTATGACATCATGCAGTTTATTGAATGCGACGTCGCGACCTACTGCGTCGGCATGTCGGCCAGCGGCGGAGCCATCCTGGTGGCTGGCGGAGCCAAGGGCAAACGCTTCGCTTTGAAGCACTCCAAGATGATGATCCATCAGCCCCACGGTCAGGTCGGCGGCCAGGTTTCCGACATCGAGATTCAGGCCAAGGATATTCTGGAAACCCGCGAACTGCTGAATCAGATCCTTGCCGGGCATACCGGGCAGCCGGTCGAGCGGATCGCTGCGGACACGCAGCGCGACCGTTACCTCACGGCACCTCAGGCCAGGGAATACGGCCTGGTCGATGAAGTGCTGGATAAGCCCGCCAAAGCAAAAAAATAG
- a CDS encoding ATP-dependent Clp protease proteolytic subunit: MTVLVPYVVEKNGRDERAMDIYSRLLKDRIVILGSGVNDDVANSIVAQLLFLQFDDPKSDIHLYINSPGGSITAGMAIYDTMQYISCDVATYCIGQAASMGAILLTAGAPGKRHALPNARIMIHQPLAGMEGTATELEIHAKEVLRIKQRMNEILLKHTGQTLQKIEDDTDRDNFMTADEARTYKLIDTVLEKLE; encoded by the coding sequence ATGACTGTTCTGGTACCCTACGTCGTCGAAAAGAACGGGCGCGATGAGCGCGCGATGGACATCTACAGCCGCCTGCTGAAAGATCGTATCGTGATCCTGGGCAGCGGCGTCAACGACGATGTAGCCAACAGTATCGTCGCTCAGTTGCTGTTCCTGCAGTTCGATGATCCCAAGTCCGACATCCATCTCTACATCAACTCACCCGGCGGTTCGATCACGGCGGGCATGGCGATTTACGACACCATGCAGTACATCAGTTGCGACGTCGCGACATACTGCATCGGTCAGGCCGCCAGCATGGGAGCCATCCTGCTGACAGCCGGCGCGCCGGGGAAACGACACGCTTTGCCAAACGCACGCATCATGATCCACCAGCCCCTGGCCGGAATGGAAGGCACCGCCACGGAACTGGAAATTCACGCAAAGGAAGTGCTTCGAATCAAACAGCGGATGAATGAAATCCTTCTGAAGCACACTGGTCAGACGCTGCAGAAGATCGAAGACGATACTGATCGCGATAACTTCATGACGGCCGACGAAGCAAGGACCTACAAACTGATCGACACGGTCCTGGAAAAGCTGGAGTAG